A genomic window from Streptomyces brevispora includes:
- a CDS encoding sulfotransferase — MSTTPVILLGSQRCGTTALAYAMNMAFHDAGGHFTVNGKLPYLLHRWLGREDLAARHLRTDEILHALDRRPPDGAGVERWRARVEEALRRAARDVAEGAAGDDPAVLARRILTESNEGLPCWGDKYNEYLLHLPWFGEVLPDARYVMLVRHPAEAARSMLSWTGDRPWLPTSERAAVDKWTAWNGHWLEFAPGIPADRRLVIDYRSLCGGEETERLEAFTGLELRPYLAGLKARTPAAAPDADLPQETAAVWAALREAASPAPLTTTTQR, encoded by the coding sequence ATGAGCACAACACCCGTGATTCTGCTGGGCAGTCAGCGCTGCGGCACGACAGCCCTGGCCTACGCCATGAACATGGCCTTCCACGACGCGGGAGGGCATTTCACGGTCAACGGCAAACTGCCCTACCTGCTGCACCGCTGGCTCGGCCGCGAGGACCTGGCCGCCCGCCATCTGCGTACCGACGAGATCCTGCACGCGCTGGACCGCCGGCCGCCGGACGGGGCCGGTGTCGAACGCTGGCGCGCCCGCGTCGAGGAGGCCCTGCGTCGGGCGGCACGCGACGTGGCCGAGGGAGCGGCGGGGGACGACCCGGCCGTGCTCGCCCGGCGCATCCTCACGGAGAGCAACGAGGGCCTGCCCTGCTGGGGGGACAAGTACAACGAGTACCTGCTCCACCTGCCGTGGTTCGGCGAGGTGCTGCCGGACGCGCGCTACGTGATGCTCGTACGGCACCCCGCGGAGGCCGCGCGTTCCATGCTGAGCTGGACCGGCGACCGGCCCTGGCTGCCGACGAGCGAGCGGGCCGCCGTCGACAAGTGGACGGCGTGGAACGGGCACTGGCTGGAGTTCGCGCCGGGCATCCCCGCAGACCGCCGGCTGGTGATCGACTACCGGTCCCTGTGCGGGGGCGAGGAGACGGAACGCCTGGAGGCGTTCACCGGGCTGGAGCTGCGGCCCTATCTCGCCGGCCTCAAAGCCCGTACCCCCGCAGCCGCCCCCGACGCGGACCTGCCGCAGGAAACGGCCGCCGTCTGGGCGGCGCTGCGCGAAGCCGCATCCCCCGCACCGCTCACGACAACCACGCAGAGGTGA
- a CDS encoding sugar phosphate isomerase/epimerase family protein, with the protein MRLAIINDELSQDIDEAAAEAARQGFGGLEIRSSGEVPPHLMDDAQLTAVRDSVARHGLQVVGFDPPALKCAVPRTDAEIAAVRALVVDAVRRAELLGAPFVRVFTFYRDGDPDPVTAARAAREVLHGVPADRVPLVVETGMRTNSPTMRHTLEFLDELGDDRLGILWDPGNSVFSGWDPVPFPQDYALGRDRIRHVHVKDPDGRDSYVRLGEGDLPWPRILRRLADDGYRGWLSLETHWRIGRVLTQAQRDEPWGDEFTRGGFEASSTCMRLLREMTRTLTEVTASPDRPGDAAEANA; encoded by the coding sequence GTGAGACTCGCCATCATCAACGACGAGTTGTCCCAGGACATCGACGAGGCCGCAGCCGAGGCGGCCCGGCAGGGCTTCGGCGGGCTGGAGATCCGATCGAGCGGCGAAGTGCCGCCCCATCTGATGGACGACGCCCAACTGACCGCCGTACGGGACTCCGTGGCACGTCACGGGCTCCAGGTCGTCGGCTTCGACCCGCCCGCCCTCAAGTGCGCCGTGCCCCGCACCGACGCGGAGATCGCCGCGGTGCGGGCCCTGGTCGTGGACGCCGTGCGCAGGGCGGAACTGCTGGGCGCGCCGTTCGTCCGTGTCTTCACCTTCTACCGGGACGGCGACCCGGACCCGGTCACGGCGGCCAGGGCGGCGCGCGAGGTACTGCACGGCGTGCCGGCCGACCGTGTCCCGCTCGTGGTGGAGACGGGAATGCGCACCAACAGCCCGACCATGCGGCACACCCTGGAGTTCCTCGACGAGCTCGGGGACGACCGGCTGGGCATCCTCTGGGACCCCGGCAACAGTGTCTTCAGCGGCTGGGACCCGGTGCCGTTCCCGCAGGACTACGCCCTGGGCCGCGACCGGATCCGGCACGTCCACGTGAAGGACCCCGACGGCCGCGACAGCTATGTCCGGCTGGGCGAAGGCGACCTGCCGTGGCCGCGGATCCTGCGCCGGCTCGCGGACGACGGATACCGCGGCTGGCTCTCCCTGGAGACGCACTGGCGGATCGGCCGGGTCCTGACCCAGGCCCAGCGGGACGAGCCCTGGGGCGACGAGTTCACCCGGGGCGGCTTCGAGGCGAGCTCCACCTGCATGCGGCTGCTGCGGGAAATGACGAGGACCCTGACCGAGGTCACCGCGTCACCGGACCGGCCCGGTGACGCGGCGGAGGCGAACGCATGA
- a CDS encoding Gfo/Idh/MocA family protein has translation MSLGVGIVGFGVAGRQHAAALDPMPEAGVAAVLELDASVDTGDLRRAGSWRELLDDPDVELVALCVPPGGRAGMAVEALEAGKAILLEKPPAVSAAEIDMITDAAARARRPVGVMLQHRVRLPAQVLAVDWANPAVTAVLEVSRFRPPAHYRRTGWRSDPVAALGGIAAHLGVHYLDLACQVLGRPDSVTLAPTRQLAEGIDTRVTGTVVFRSGATLAFTVTAESTVRTERLQVLGPDGGLSITDGTVITQIGDTGRTWPTAPTAALRGEVYKEMAESVATGLPPRRCHLEGARAVTDILAAVAGEPAVLA, from the coding sequence ATGAGCCTCGGAGTGGGAATCGTCGGCTTCGGGGTCGCAGGCCGTCAGCATGCCGCCGCACTGGATCCGATGCCGGAGGCCGGAGTGGCCGCCGTACTGGAACTGGACGCCTCGGTCGACACCGGCGACCTGCGCCGGGCCGGGTCCTGGCGGGAACTGCTGGACGACCCGGACGTCGAGCTGGTCGCCCTGTGCGTGCCGCCGGGCGGACGTGCCGGGATGGCGGTGGAGGCACTGGAGGCGGGCAAGGCGATACTCCTGGAGAAGCCGCCGGCCGTCTCCGCCGCCGAGATCGACATGATCACGGACGCCGCCGCACGGGCCCGCAGGCCGGTCGGGGTGATGCTCCAGCACCGGGTGCGACTGCCCGCCCAGGTGCTCGCCGTGGACTGGGCCAACCCCGCCGTGACCGCCGTGCTGGAGGTGTCGCGGTTCCGGCCGCCGGCCCACTACCGCAGGACGGGCTGGCGCAGCGACCCCGTCGCGGCGCTCGGCGGCATCGCCGCCCACCTGGGCGTCCACTACCTCGACCTGGCCTGCCAGGTGCTGGGCCGGCCGGACAGTGTGACGCTGGCGCCGACCAGGCAGCTCGCGGAGGGCATCGACACCCGGGTCACCGGAACCGTCGTCTTCCGGTCCGGAGCCACCCTCGCGTTCACCGTGACCGCCGAGTCGACCGTGCGCACCGAACGCCTCCAGGTGCTCGGACCCGACGGCGGGCTGAGCATCACCGACGGCACGGTGATCACCCAGATCGGCGACACCGGCCGGACCTGGCCGACCGCCCCGACCGCGGCGCTGCGGGGCGAGGTGTACAAGGAGATGGCCGAGTCCGTGGCGACCGGGCTGCCTCCCCGGCGCTGCCACCTCGAGGGCGCGCGCGCCGTCACGGACATCCTGGCCGCGGTGGCCGGGGAACCGGCGGTGCTCGCATGA
- a CDS encoding Ldh family oxidoreductase, giving the protein MTEAAGRQPAFRMADLIVAEGPEGAERILIAGLTVSVAAGEIVAVLADGTGPAAALTEVLSGRRRAQYGSITVGDAGRPRRITPVRPAGVTVVRAGQHTPAGQAVPPVVVVDAVSGPSGSADPHTEEARTAARRGSAVLLVTTDADIASAADRVVELNRAPRTDAVQEAQPEIRFTVAALTDAAVGSLTAAGVEADRAALVARVLVDADVRGHFSHGVGLLPMYLDRLERGGIDPDAKPEWLSEGGTVAVLDAHGGFGQIAAESAAETCARRAAQTGLAAVAVRGNNHVGMLAAYREHFVRHGVVGLVLNVSGPSVAAPGAGRPTLGNDAVCMVVPRAEGLPLVVDFATGTVASGKIRHAAHRGEQIPAGWLVDRQGRPTTDPEELDRGGAVPVFGGYKGLGVAVITEVLAGILAGGTVSPLVHKQRAEPERAMDCSQLFLALSPAAFGNPPVDELLAVLSGAVAAGYPQGPPDVHLPEQQEQLAEAVAREQGVSVPAAVVERLGWAMGEAPAGSGSAR; this is encoded by the coding sequence ATGACCGAAGCAGCGGGCAGGCAGCCCGCATTCCGCATGGCGGACCTGATCGTGGCCGAGGGCCCGGAGGGCGCCGAGCGCATCCTGATCGCAGGGCTGACCGTCAGCGTGGCCGCCGGTGAGATCGTCGCGGTACTCGCGGACGGCACCGGACCGGCGGCGGCCCTGACCGAGGTCCTGTCGGGCCGGCGGCGCGCCCAGTACGGTTCGATCACCGTGGGCGACGCGGGCCGGCCCCGGCGGATCACCCCCGTCCGCCCGGCCGGGGTCACGGTGGTCCGGGCCGGGCAGCACACGCCGGCCGGGCAGGCCGTTCCACCGGTGGTCGTGGTCGACGCGGTGTCCGGCCCGTCCGGGTCTGCCGACCCGCACACCGAGGAGGCGCGGACCGCCGCCCGCCGGGGCAGCGCGGTGCTCCTGGTGACGACCGACGCGGACATCGCGTCGGCCGCCGACCGGGTCGTCGAGCTGAACCGGGCCCCCCGCACCGACGCCGTGCAGGAGGCACAACCGGAGATCCGGTTCACCGTCGCGGCGCTGACCGACGCGGCCGTCGGGTCGCTGACGGCCGCCGGCGTCGAGGCCGACCGCGCCGCACTGGTGGCACGGGTCCTCGTCGACGCCGATGTACGGGGCCACTTCTCGCACGGCGTCGGACTGCTCCCGATGTACCTGGACCGGTTGGAGCGCGGGGGCATCGACCCCGACGCCAAGCCCGAGTGGCTGAGCGAGGGCGGGACCGTCGCGGTACTCGACGCCCACGGCGGCTTCGGCCAGATCGCGGCCGAGAGCGCGGCCGAGACCTGCGCGCGCAGGGCCGCCCAGACGGGTCTGGCCGCCGTCGCCGTCCGGGGCAACAACCACGTGGGCATGCTCGCCGCCTACCGCGAGCACTTCGTGCGGCACGGCGTCGTCGGGCTCGTGCTCAACGTCTCCGGCCCCAGCGTCGCCGCGCCGGGCGCCGGACGCCCCACCCTCGGCAACGACGCCGTGTGCATGGTCGTCCCCCGCGCCGAAGGACTCCCGCTCGTCGTGGACTTCGCCACCGGAACCGTCGCCAGCGGCAAGATCAGGCACGCCGCGCACCGCGGCGAACAGATACCGGCGGGCTGGCTGGTGGACCGTCAGGGGCGGCCGACCACCGACCCGGAGGAGCTCGACCGGGGCGGCGCCGTACCGGTGTTCGGCGGCTACAAAGGGCTGGGCGTGGCCGTGATCACCGAGGTGCTGGCCGGCATCCTGGCGGGCGGCACGGTCAGCCCGCTGGTGCACAAGCAGCGGGCCGAGCCCGAACGCGCCATGGACTGCTCCCAGTTGTTCCTCGCCCTTTCCCCCGCGGCCTTCGGGAACCCGCCCGTGGACGAGCTGCTCGCGGTGCTCTCGGGCGCGGTGGCGGCCGGCTACCCGCAGGGCCCGCCGGACGTCCATCTGCCCGAACAGCAGGAGCAGTTGGCCGAGGCCGTCGCCCGTGAGCAGGGCGTTTCGGTGCCCGCCGCGGTCGTCGAACGGCTCGGCTGGGCCATGGGCGAGGCCCCCGCCGGTTCGGGGAGCGCCCGATGA